The following nucleotide sequence is from Cellvibrio sp. PSBB006.
CTTAGCTACTTTTGATTCGTTTAATTCTGCTGACTTTCAGAATTTCCGAATCCTTGACTTGAATATTGCAGAATGCATACCAAGTTTTTAAAAACCAAAAAAATCATTTAAAAACAATTAGTTAAACATAAACATCGCGCTTATCTTCGCCCTTAAAGATGCACCAGCAGTGCGCAAAAAACAGAAAATTTGCACAGGTTGCGCGCACAACAAACTAGATGATGGGAATGTTAACTTGACGCTTTTCCTGTAGCAGATCCGCAACATTCAGAATTGCTTCAGCCACATCCGCCATACGGCGACTCTGGTCCATAGCCGATTGCCGCAACATCTTGTATGCCTGCTCTTCCGTTAGGCCGCGATGCATCATCAATATGCCTTTCGCACGCTCAATCTGTTTGCGCTCATGCAATGCCCGCTTCGCTGCCAACAATTCATCACTCACCGATTGCAGGCGTTGCGCCTGCGCCTGTACAAGATCAAAGAGCGAGTGACTGAGTTGAGGGCTCATGTCTTCCACGCTCAGTTTTTGCGAATGTGCAACGGCACCGAATCCCATCATGGATGAATCCAACAGTACCGCCATAGGAACTAACGGCGGCGTTTCGGCTTTATTAAAAGCAGCAAGAAAATCTTTGTGACTGTGCAAATCCGCGCGGGCCTCGACGATCTTGTACGCGGAAAGCTGCACCAACGCATCGGCCAATTGATTCTCAATCAATTTCATTTCATCGATTCGCTGCGTTGCTAATTCAAACCAGAGCTCACCCAGTTCCGAGGGCACCGGTTGGACTTCATTGGCTTTACGCCCAACCTGGCGCAGGGTTTTAAGCTCCGCACACAAGCGCGAATCCGTAAGTTGACGCCAGGCGATAAGCGCCTTGGCCGGCGCAAACTGGGTAAAGATATCGAAGCAACGCTCCTGGGCATCCAGCAGGTACACCATGCGCTGCTGTTCCTCCTGCGTGAAAAAACCCGCCGTGAAACCCATAGCGCCGGCTGCCCGCTCCTGCCCGGATAATTCCTTGCCTTGCATAAAGTTAAACATGGCAACCAACAGGCTGGTGACTTCAGGATCGGCGGCGGTATCGGCGGCTTCAAATACAATGGCGAGCAAACCGGCAATCAAGCGGCTAAAGGCCGTCGTTGCTTCGCGGGACGACAACTGGACAGCCCGAATCCGTTCACGCAAGCGCGGCAGTGTTTCAAAACCGTGCAACACGGATGCAATGCGGCTGAATAAACGGACGCTGCCAGCGTGTTGATCGAGACGGGAAAACTGGTTGCGCAACGTCTTTTCCGCACGGGAAGATTCGCTCACCTGATGCTGTAACACCTGGCTGAAACGCACCCCGGACGAACCAAGATAGACGTTGGATGCACCGCGTTCCCGCTGCAAACTGTGGATCAACTCACTCAACCCGGTAACCAACTCACAGGTAGTGCGCAGCTGCTCCAGGGCATCAATCTCGCAATGCTTGGCGGCCAACAGAAAGTCTTGTGCGGATTTCATGGCGTTTGCCTCGGATGTTAATGAAATGTGCGAGGCAAAACTTGTTCCAGATTGGTTTGATGAAGAGCACGACCAACCGTAGGCCGAATTAGCCGCACCGCGGCGTAATCCGACAGGTTGTTGGGATTGTGGATGGGAGCGATGTAAAAAAGAGGGGTGCGGTTATTTGAAGAGGCAGTGGCTTGCGTAATCCCTGGCTTCGTTCATGGTCCATTCGCCATTGGGTTTGGTCTTCATTTTTTTACACCATTCGGGGCTGCCGACTTCCGGCGCACAACCCGTAACCAAACCGAGCAACAGACTCAAGGCGATAATCTTTTTACGCATAGGCTTCCTTAATGATACTAAGACTTCTGT
It contains:
- a CDS encoding nitrate regulatory protein, coding for MKSAQDFLLAAKHCEIDALEQLRTTCELVTGLSELIHSLQRERGASNVYLGSSGVRFSQVLQHQVSESSRAEKTLRNQFSRLDQHAGSVRLFSRIASVLHGFETLPRLRERIRAVQLSSREATTAFSRLIAGLLAIVFEAADTAADPEVTSLLVAMFNFMQGKELSGQERAAGAMGFTAGFFTQEEQQRMVYLLDAQERCFDIFTQFAPAKALIAWRQLTDSRLCAELKTLRQVGRKANEVQPVPSELGELWFELATQRIDEMKLIENQLADALVQLSAYKIVEARADLHSHKDFLAAFNKAETPPLVPMAVLLDSSMMGFGAVAHSQKLSVEDMSPQLSHSLFDLVQAQAQRLQSVSDELLAAKRALHERKQIERAKGILMMHRGLTEEQAYKMLRQSAMDQSRRMADVAEAILNVADLLQEKRQVNIPII
- a CDS encoding DUF3012 domain-containing protein is translated as MRKKIIALSLLLGLVTGCAPEVGSPEWCKKMKTKPNGEWTMNEARDYASHCLFK